Proteins from a single region of Companilactobacillus farciminis KCTC 3681 = DSM 20184:
- the cysK gene encoding cysteine synthase A, translating into MTKIAQNITELIGNTPIVKLNKVVPEDAADVYVKLEFFNPGSSIKDRIALSMIEAAEKAGKIKPGDTLVEPTSGNTGIGLSLVAAAKGYHLIITMPETMSIERRKLMQGYGTELILTPGSKGMGGAIKKATDLANENGYFMPMQFQNPANPAIHEATTGKEIVEAFGDTPVDGFVAGVGTGGTLSGVSHALTKAYPDVKVYALEAAESPLLKEGKTGAHKIQGISAGFIPDTLDKNSYSDIVEVTSDQAIKMAQKVSHKEGFLPGISAGANIFGAIEIAKKLGKGKTVVTVAPDNGERYLSTDLFNF; encoded by the coding sequence ATGACAAAAATTGCACAAAATATTACTGAACTTATTGGAAACACACCTATCGTAAAGCTCAACAAAGTCGTACCAGAAGACGCCGCTGACGTTTACGTAAAATTGGAATTCTTCAATCCTGGTAGCTCAATCAAGGATCGAATCGCTTTATCAATGATCGAAGCTGCTGAAAAAGCTGGTAAGATCAAGCCCGGCGACACTCTAGTTGAACCTACTTCTGGTAACACTGGTATTGGTCTTTCATTAGTTGCTGCTGCTAAAGGTTATCACTTGATCATCACTATGCCAGAAACTATGAGTATCGAACGTCGTAAATTGATGCAAGGCTATGGTACAGAATTGATCTTGACACCTGGTTCAAAAGGTATGGGTGGTGCTATCAAGAAAGCTACTGACTTAGCCAACGAGAATGGTTACTTCATGCCAATGCAATTCCAAAACCCAGCTAACCCTGCTATTCACGAAGCTACTACTGGAAAAGAAATCGTTGAAGCTTTTGGTGACACTCCAGTTGATGGTTTCGTTGCCGGTGTCGGTACTGGTGGTACTCTCTCAGGCGTTAGTCACGCTTTAACTAAGGCATACCCTGATGTGAAAGTTTACGCTCTAGAAGCCGCTGAATCTCCTCTACTAAAAGAAGGAAAAACTGGTGCTCACAAAATTCAAGGTATCAGTGCTGGATTCATCCCTGACACTTTGGATAAAAACTCATATTCAGATATCGTTGAAGTAACTAGTGATCAAGCTATCAAGATGGCTCAAAAAGTTAGTCACAAAGAAGGATTCCTACCAGGTATCTCCGCTGGTGCTAACATCTTTGGTGCCATCGAGATTGCTAAAAAGCTTGGCAAAGGAAAAACAGTCGTAACAGTTGCTCCAGATAATGGTGAAAGATATCTTTCAACTGATTTATTTAACTTTTAA
- a CDS encoding homoserine O-acetyltransferase/O-succinyltransferase family protein, which translates to MEPIKIGILNLMQNKLDTMRNFQIVLGDEVEIKFYYSATRYVDRQLDSSITDNMEPLNLDEIKDLDGFIITGSPVEKLDFPQVSYFDEINDLIDLLDQLNIPQLYVCWGAMAALNRLYDIDKKILPHKTFGVFQNQILTDTPLLNNIGDNFPAPHARNAEMDHQQLMENPDLVIDAVSENGLLTLVESIKKHQTFIFSHLEYQKDGLDDELKREQGSPKIKHPMPATGYYSPLDQKPVFSWKQTQQNFYNNWLQTVAEHKLTTC; encoded by the coding sequence GTGGAACCTATCAAAATTGGAATTCTTAATTTAATGCAAAATAAACTCGATACGATGCGTAATTTTCAAATAGTGCTTGGCGATGAAGTAGAAATTAAATTTTATTATTCAGCTACTCGTTATGTTGACCGTCAACTCGATTCAAGCATCACTGACAATATGGAACCATTGAATTTGGATGAGATCAAAGACCTAGACGGCTTTATCATTACCGGCAGTCCAGTTGAAAAGTTAGATTTTCCTCAAGTTTCGTACTTTGATGAAATCAACGATTTAATCGACCTACTCGATCAATTAAATATTCCTCAACTTTATGTCTGTTGGGGCGCCATGGCCGCCTTGAATAGACTATATGATATCGACAAAAAAATCTTACCGCATAAAACTTTCGGAGTTTTCCAAAATCAAATTTTAACTGATACCCCACTGCTCAACAATATCGGCGATAATTTTCCAGCACCGCATGCTCGCAATGCCGAAATGGATCATCAACAATTAATGGAGAATCCCGATTTAGTAATCGACGCTGTCAGCGAAAATGGCTTGTTGACTTTGGTTGAATCAATTAAAAAACATCAAACATTTATTTTTTCACATTTGGAATACCAAAAAGATGGACTAGATGATGAATTAAAACGTGAACAAGGCAGTCCTAAGATCAAGCATCCCATGCCTGCTACAGGTTATTATTCACCACTAGACCAAAAACCAGTATTTTCTTGGAAACAGACTCAACAAAATTTTTACAACAATTGGTTACAAACAGTTGCGGAACATAAATTAACTACTTGCTAA
- a CDS encoding transporter substrate-binding domain-containing protein → MKKRIALILTTLVALILVLTGCSSNKNASDTKTKGTLTIGLEGTYAPYSYREDGKLKGFEVDYGKAVAKKLGLKAKFVPTKWDSLIAGLNSNTFDVVINNVAENASRKKQYLFSTPYVYSRSVVITKDGTGINSVDDIKGQKIAAGTGTDNYNDAKKFGADVVPSSDFQTSMSMIDQGRVKGAFNSKEAFLTWKKDHKNTDLKYITVPESKLKSSKIAPIFNKKSTKLSKDVTKATKELQKDGTLKKLSIKYFGEDITKK, encoded by the coding sequence ATGAAAAAGCGCATTGCTTTAATATTAACTACACTTGTCGCCTTGATCTTGGTTTTGACAGGTTGCTCAAGTAACAAGAATGCTAGTGATACTAAAACTAAAGGTACACTAACAATTGGTTTGGAAGGAACTTATGCTCCTTATTCATACCGTGAAGATGGTAAGCTTAAAGGATTTGAAGTTGATTATGGTAAAGCCGTTGCCAAGAAGCTTGGTCTAAAAGCTAAGTTTGTTCCAACAAAATGGGATTCATTGATTGCCGGTTTGAATTCTAATACTTTCGATGTTGTTATCAATAACGTGGCTGAAAATGCTTCACGTAAGAAACAATATCTCTTCTCAACACCTTATGTTTACTCAAGATCCGTTGTTATTACTAAAGATGGTACAGGTATCAATTCCGTTGACGATATCAAGGGTCAAAAGATTGCTGCCGGTACTGGTACAGATAACTACAATGATGCTAAGAAATTCGGTGCCGATGTAGTTCCTTCAAGTGATTTCCAAACTTCAATGTCAATGATCGACCAAGGACGTGTCAAGGGTGCCTTTAATTCTAAAGAAGCCTTCTTAACATGGAAGAAAGATCACAAGAACACTGACCTTAAGTACATCACCGTTCCAGAAAGCAAACTTAAATCTTCAAAAATTGCTCCAATCTTCAACAAGAAGTCAACTAAGTTAAGTAAAGATGTAACTAAAGCTACTAAAGAACTTCAAAAAGATGGAACTTTGAAGAAACTTTCTATTAAGTACTTCGGTGAAGATATCACTAAAAAATAA
- a CDS encoding amino acid ABC transporter ATP-binding protein, with amino-acid sequence MISVKNIVKKYDGKEVLKDLSVDFPSGKTTVILGPSGSGKSTLLRSLDLLVRPESGILDFGDIKLDYSQPVSKKLSFDIRKKTSMVFQNWNLFPNLTVLQNITTAPITVLKRPKQETEEKARKLLEQVGLGEYADRFPSQLSGGQQQRISICRALAMNPEYVLLDEPTSALDPELETQVLLILEELSKMGQSMIIVTHNMEFARSVADKIVFVEDGDILFDDTPDKFFNHPTTRIKDFLSGITFNDEKTTK; translated from the coding sequence ATGATCTCTGTTAAAAATATTGTTAAAAAATATGATGGCAAAGAAGTTTTAAAAGACTTGAGTGTCGATTTTCCATCCGGTAAAACTACAGTTATTTTAGGACCTTCTGGTTCAGGTAAATCAACTTTGCTTCGTTCACTTGATTTACTCGTTCGTCCAGAAAGTGGAATCCTAGATTTTGGTGATATCAAATTAGACTATTCCCAACCTGTTTCTAAGAAACTCAGTTTTGATATTCGTAAAAAAACTAGCATGGTTTTCCAAAACTGGAATCTCTTCCCTAATTTAACCGTGTTGCAAAATATTACTACCGCACCAATCACTGTTCTAAAAAGACCTAAGCAAGAAACTGAAGAAAAAGCTCGTAAATTGCTAGAACAAGTTGGCTTAGGAGAATACGCTGATCGTTTCCCTAGTCAATTGTCTGGTGGTCAACAACAACGTATCTCTATCTGTCGTGCTTTAGCAATGAATCCAGAATACGTCTTGTTGGATGAACCAACGAGTGCTTTGGATCCAGAGCTAGAAACACAAGTTCTTTTGATTCTAGAAGAACTCAGTAAAATGGGACAATCGATGATTATCGTGACCCACAATATGGAATTTGCTCGTTCAGTTGCGGACAAGATTGTCTTCGTTGAAGATGGCGATATCCTCTTCGATGACACTCCTGATAAGTTCTTCAATCATCCCACAACTAGAATTAAAGACTTCCTATCCGGTATTACCTTTAATGACGAAAAGACCACAAAATAA
- a CDS encoding amino acid ABC transporter permease, producing MWHIIITSLPEMITAMLQYTIPLALVSFFFGLILAVLTALIKFIQPSENKLIKYPWLVLRAIANFYVWVFRSTPLLVQLFIIFFGLPSAGIQLSPFIAAVIGFSMNTGAYASETIRSALLSVPQDQWDAAFTLNFTTKQTLMKIVLPQAVRIALPPLSNSFISLVKDTSLASSITILEMFQVSQQITAKNYQPLLMYTLAAALYAVICTLLTFLQHYLERRTSKYVKGSEA from the coding sequence ATGTGGCACATTATCATTACGTCATTGCCGGAAATGATTACTGCGATGTTGCAGTACACCATTCCCCTAGCTCTAGTTTCGTTTTTCTTCGGATTGATCTTAGCCGTTTTAACAGCTTTGATTAAATTCATTCAACCTAGTGAAAACAAGTTGATCAAATATCCTTGGCTAGTTCTAAGAGCCATCGCTAACTTCTACGTTTGGGTCTTTCGTTCAACCCCATTGCTAGTTCAATTGTTCATTATTTTCTTCGGTCTACCTAGTGCCGGAATTCAATTATCACCCTTCATTGCGGCGGTAATTGGTTTCTCAATGAACACTGGTGCTTATGCTTCAGAAACAATTCGTTCAGCCTTGTTATCAGTTCCTCAAGATCAATGGGACGCTGCCTTTACACTGAACTTCACAACTAAGCAAACCTTGATGAAAATCGTTTTGCCTCAAGCTGTCAGAATTGCTTTACCACCACTTTCTAACTCATTCATTAGTTTGGTAAAGGATACGTCTTTGGCTAGTTCAATCACGATCTTGGAAATGTTCCAAGTCAGTCAACAAATCACTGCCAAAAACTATCAACCACTACTAATGTACACGTTAGCCGCTGCCCTTTACGCTGTGATCTGTACGTTGCTTACTTTCTTGCAACACTATCTAGAACGCAGAACTTCAAAATATGTTAAAGGGAGTGAAGCTTAA
- a CDS encoding DUF402 domain-containing protein translates to MQIPREGDYVAIQSYKHDGHLHRTWRETMVLKTSENEIIGCNENTLVTEADGRRWVTREPALVYFHKKYWFNIITMIRESGVSYYCNLATPFALDKEAIKYIDYDLDVKVFPDGEKRLLDVDEYAAHSKMWNYPPEIDTILHYNVDVLIDWIDKGKGPFSQAYVDLWMQRYKELSHH, encoded by the coding sequence ATGCAGATTCCTAGAGAAGGGGATTACGTAGCAATCCAGAGTTATAAGCATGATGGTCATTTACATCGTACTTGGCGTGAAACAATGGTGCTAAAGACAAGTGAAAACGAAATTATTGGTTGTAATGAGAATACTCTTGTCACAGAAGCAGATGGACGTCGTTGGGTAACTAGAGAGCCCGCACTGGTCTATTTTCATAAGAAGTATTGGTTCAATATCATTACTATGATAAGAGAGAGTGGAGTATCTTATTACTGCAATCTAGCGACACCTTTTGCTTTAGACAAAGAGGCCATCAAATATATTGATTACGATTTAGATGTTAAAGTTTTCCCAGATGGGGAGAAAAGATTACTCGATGTGGATGAATATGCCGCACACAGTAAGATGTGGAATTATCCACCAGAAATAGATACGATTTTACATTATAATGTCGACGTTTTAATTGATTGGATCGATAAAGGCAAGGGACCATTTTCACAAGCTTATGTTGATCTTTGGATGCAAAGATATAAGGAACTGTCACACCATTAG
- the trhA gene encoding PAQR family membrane homeostasis protein TrhA yields the protein MDDFLNKYIFIYTDKYFGRAKENKYGLPKYTNSEERLNTISHIIGIFIGIGAVITSLVTPYSNLGKLSGVIFGISLILLYGVSATYHGIPMTFVNWKKRFRILDHSSIFILIAGTGTPLILRQIAKTADESEWIFYSLIWILAVVGVLLLSISIKRFKSIATVMYVVMGVVLAIRSSSFLHIMGSTGVALLLSGGLVYLVGLLFYGLGTRKEGMHAIFHILCMVGSILHCICIFGFVLV from the coding sequence GTGGATGATTTTTTGAATAAGTATATATTTATTTATACTGATAAATATTTTGGCAGAGCAAAAGAAAACAAATATGGGTTGCCGAAATATACCAACTCTGAGGAAAGACTTAATACTATTTCTCATATCATTGGGATTTTTATTGGTATTGGAGCCGTGATAACTAGTCTCGTAACTCCGTATTCTAATCTGGGAAAACTTAGTGGCGTTATTTTCGGTATATCGTTAATCCTTTTATATGGCGTTTCAGCGACTTATCATGGTATTCCAATGACTTTTGTGAACTGGAAAAAAAGATTTAGAATATTGGATCATAGTTCCATATTTATTCTGATTGCTGGGACTGGTACGCCATTGATTTTGAGACAAATTGCTAAAACAGCAGATGAGTCTGAATGGATATTTTATTCTCTAATTTGGATTTTAGCTGTAGTAGGTGTTTTGTTACTATCTATTAGCATAAAGAGATTTAAGAGTATTGCGACAGTTATGTATGTTGTAATGGGAGTTGTATTGGCTATTCGTTCCAGCAGCTTTCTCCACATTATGGGATCGACAGGTGTTGCTCTTTTGTTAAGTGGTGGATTGGTCTACTTAGTAGGTTTGTTATTTTATGGGCTAGGAACTAGAAAAGAAGGAATGCATGCAATTTTTCATATTTTATGTATGGTAGGTAGTATCTTGCATTGTATTTGTATTTTTGGATTCGTATTGGTTTAG
- the rlmD gene encoding 23S rRNA (uracil(1939)-C(5))-methyltransferase RlmD codes for MHTNNITQELKVGDRFPLTIKRIGINGEGIGFFKHVIVFVPKAVPEDVIVCEITDVHERFLNGRIHKIRQASRFRNPETPKLADEVGGLEFAHIKYKEQLHFKANILRESLDKYKPYAYQKYMIKPTAASVQQEKYRNKAQFPIQEIDGEIRCGLYKTGTQELVDLKEMPTQMDLTMSAMRKIVQMVKDLEIPVFNPETKSGILSMIVIRESVEFNQLQVTFITRSPKFIKEHQLIERIQEEIPEVSSISQNINKEDKAGVWGDETKLLWGDKYLQEDINGYLFNFSPRAFLQLNSLQTDKLYDLVNEALEPNQRDVLLDAYCGVGTIGITMANKVKHVYGIEIIPEAIEDAKENAKLNEVDNTDYYVGSADEIYPKLLKEGKEVNAIVVDPPRTGLDNKLLTTLTRNPVNKLVYVSCNPSTLAKDLVRLSDSYRVVYLQPVDMFPQTPHVETVVKLIRR; via the coding sequence ATGCATACAAATAATATTACGCAAGAATTAAAAGTCGGCGATAGATTTCCATTAACTATCAAACGTATCGGAATCAATGGTGAAGGGATTGGTTTCTTCAAACACGTTATCGTCTTCGTTCCTAAAGCGGTGCCGGAAGATGTCATCGTCTGTGAAATTACCGATGTTCATGAACGCTTCTTAAATGGTCGTATCCACAAGATCAGACAAGCATCCCGTTTTAGAAATCCCGAAACACCTAAATTGGCTGATGAAGTTGGTGGGTTAGAATTTGCCCACATCAAATACAAGGAACAACTTCACTTCAAAGCTAACATTTTACGTGAATCACTCGACAAGTATAAGCCTTACGCTTATCAAAAATACATGATCAAACCAACTGCGGCCTCAGTCCAACAAGAGAAGTACCGTAACAAAGCGCAATTCCCTATCCAAGAAATCGATGGTGAAATCCGTTGTGGCTTGTACAAAACAGGTACTCAAGAATTAGTTGACCTCAAAGAAATGCCAACTCAAATGGACTTGACGATGTCAGCGATGAGAAAAATTGTTCAAATGGTCAAGGACTTAGAAATTCCTGTTTTCAATCCGGAAACTAAATCTGGTATCTTGAGCATGATTGTTATCCGTGAATCAGTTGAATTTAACCAATTACAAGTTACCTTCATCACTCGTTCACCTAAGTTCATCAAAGAACACCAATTGATTGAACGTATTCAAGAAGAGATTCCTGAAGTTAGTTCAATTTCTCAAAACATCAACAAAGAAGACAAAGCTGGCGTTTGGGGCGATGAAACTAAACTCTTGTGGGGTGACAAATACTTACAAGAAGATATCAACGGTTACCTATTTAACTTCTCACCTAGAGCCTTCTTGCAACTAAACTCACTTCAAACTGACAAACTTTACGATTTAGTCAATGAAGCCCTAGAACCCAACCAACGTGATGTCTTGTTAGATGCGTACTGTGGTGTCGGTACAATCGGTATCACAATGGCTAACAAAGTAAAACACGTCTACGGTATCGAAATCATCCCTGAAGCAATTGAAGATGCCAAAGAAAATGCTAAATTAAATGAAGTCGACAATACTGACTACTACGTTGGTTCAGCCGATGAAATTTATCCAAAGCTCTTAAAAGAAGGCAAGGAAGTTAACGCTATTGTCGTCGATCCACCAAGAACTGGACTTGATAACAAGTTATTAACAACTTTGACACGCAACCCCGTTAACAAATTAGTTTACGTATCATGTAACCCTTCAACTTTGGCAAAAGATCTAGTTCGTTTGTCTGATTCATATCGTGTGGTTTACTTACAACCAGTTGATATGTTCCCACAGACTCCTCATGTTGAAACAGTTGTTAAACTTATTAGAAGATAA
- a CDS encoding DegV family protein: MKWNIVTDSSCDLFSKDYQKGDIKFSSVPFNIQIGAESFRDDEQLNKKKLLNLINEGDVGKTSCPAPEDWLEQFRQPGNIIALTISSSLSGSLNSASVAKQMILEENPDKKIEIIDSKSAGPELALCVEQMETWIQRGMSFDEVVFATKKFLEETHILFMLKSFKHLIANGRLSRIKALLAQTFNVLGIGYGNENGEIVVKDKTRGSKKAIKILIQSMKADGFAGGKVCISHCENPKFVKTLKQNILDSWHNAEILVLPTRGLCSYYAEQGGLIVSYN; this comes from the coding sequence ATGAAATGGAATATTGTAACTGATTCAAGTTGTGACTTATTTTCAAAAGATTATCAAAAAGGTGATATAAAATTTTCAAGCGTACCATTTAATATTCAAATAGGAGCAGAGTCTTTTCGAGATGATGAACAATTAAATAAGAAAAAATTATTGAATTTAATCAATGAAGGGGATGTTGGTAAGACTTCATGTCCAGCACCTGAAGATTGGTTAGAACAATTTAGACAACCTGGCAATATCATTGCACTCACGATATCGTCCAGCCTTTCAGGTAGTTTGAATAGCGCATCAGTAGCCAAACAAATGATTCTAGAAGAAAATCCTGATAAAAAGATTGAAATTATTGATTCTAAATCTGCCGGTCCTGAATTAGCACTTTGTGTGGAACAGATGGAAACTTGGATTCAACGGGGTATGTCGTTTGATGAAGTAGTTTTTGCAACCAAAAAATTTCTTGAAGAGACACACATATTGTTTATGTTGAAATCGTTCAAACACTTAATAGCGAATGGAAGATTGAGTAGAATCAAAGCACTGTTAGCTCAAACATTTAACGTTTTAGGAATTGGCTATGGAAATGAAAATGGTGAAATAGTTGTTAAAGACAAGACTAGAGGTTCGAAAAAGGCCATTAAAATTTTGATTCAGTCAATGAAAGCCGATGGTTTTGCAGGAGGAAAAGTATGTATCAGCCATTGTGAAAATCCTAAATTTGTAAAGACATTGAAGCAAAATATTTTAGATTCTTGGCATAATGCGGAGATTCTTGTGTTACCAACGAGAGGTTTGTGCAGTTACTATGCTGAACAAGGAGGATTAATCGTCAGTTATAACTAA
- the recX gene encoding recombination regulator RecX, with amino-acid sequence MAKVTKIQAQKRKGRYNVFLDGQYAFPVAETTLIEFRLMNGVELTDDQIKEIKDRENVNKAYGDAVNYLSYQLRTEKEIKDYLYKKEYHRDAVDDVIARLEKLHYLDDGNYAKSFINTQLRTTANGPKIIEQKLHQKGVPDTIIQDKLFEIDEDTLIENATEFAKKQARKQKRASFSQMLTKIKQSLYQKGYNNEIIEEALKSLELEPDEDDELEKLRKLVQKVEHRYDKPEKLIKYLMTKGFHFDEIKKVLSEDSDD; translated from the coding sequence TTGGCAAAAGTAACGAAGATTCAAGCACAAAAACGAAAAGGACGCTACAATGTCTTTCTTGACGGACAGTATGCGTTTCCAGTAGCAGAGACGACTTTGATTGAATTTCGTCTGATGAACGGAGTCGAATTAACTGATGACCAAATCAAAGAAATCAAAGATCGTGAAAACGTCAATAAAGCTTATGGCGATGCGGTCAATTATTTGAGCTACCAATTGCGAACTGAAAAAGAAATCAAAGATTACCTCTATAAAAAAGAATATCATCGTGATGCCGTTGATGATGTCATTGCTAGACTAGAAAAATTGCATTATTTAGATGATGGAAATTACGCTAAAAGTTTTATCAATACACAATTACGAACAACTGCTAATGGTCCTAAAATTATCGAACAAAAACTTCATCAAAAAGGTGTTCCAGATACGATAATTCAAGATAAGCTGTTTGAAATCGATGAAGACACCTTAATCGAGAATGCGACTGAATTTGCTAAAAAACAAGCTCGTAAACAAAAGCGGGCCTCATTTTCACAGATGCTGACGAAGATTAAACAAAGTCTTTATCAAAAAGGCTATAATAACGAAATTATCGAAGAAGCGCTTAAGAGTTTGGAATTGGAACCAGACGAAGACGATGAATTGGAAAAGTTACGTAAATTAGTCCAAAAAGTTGAGCATCGTTATGATAAGCCAGAAAAATTGATCAAGTATTTAATGACCAAAGGCTTTCATTTTGACGAGATTAAAAAAGTTTTGTCTGAAGATTCTGATGACTAG
- a CDS encoding sensor histidine kinase — MNLGSMKISFGRSKDSRVTAPMISWPLILSVMGFMAILIAVQAVIVDALENNIGLMVIGLMSYLVFVCLILTGIIWLVWRQVIGIRLREIARSAQKVAAGDFSVQIPIDPKKSKLNEIDVLVKDFNMMVDDLNSNEMLKSDFISNASHEIKTPLSVIRSYTKALKDNVYSENEKGNYIDTIIKATERLNKIVTDILRLSKLENQQSPLGKKKYQLSEQLRKCSLEFMDKWQAKNIDFDIDVEDVVVDYDDSLMEIVWNNLLSNAVKYTNQGGEIKVASEVVDGKVSISVYNSGDGMDKVTRRRVFEKFYQGDTSHASEGNGLGLALVKRIMDLVNGKIFVDSAPGKGATFTVVLDTEN, encoded by the coding sequence ATGAACTTAGGAAGTATGAAAATATCATTTGGTAGATCTAAGGATAGTCGTGTTACTGCTCCGATGATTTCATGGCCACTCATTTTGAGTGTTATGGGTTTTATGGCTATCTTGATTGCTGTACAAGCTGTAATTGTTGATGCACTTGAAAATAACATTGGTCTAATGGTAATTGGATTGATGAGTTATTTGGTTTTTGTCTGCTTAATTTTGACGGGAATCATTTGGTTAGTCTGGCGCCAGGTAATCGGGATTAGACTGCGAGAAATTGCAAGATCGGCTCAAAAAGTTGCAGCGGGGGATTTCAGTGTTCAAATACCAATCGATCCCAAAAAGAGTAAATTAAATGAAATTGACGTTTTAGTTAAGGATTTTAATATGATGGTGGATGATTTGAATAGCAACGAAATGCTTAAAAGCGACTTCATTTCAAATGCATCTCACGAAATAAAAACGCCTTTATCAGTTATTCGAAGTTATACCAAAGCTTTAAAGGATAATGTATATTCCGAGAATGAAAAAGGGAACTACATAGACACTATAATAAAGGCAACAGAAAGATTGAATAAAATCGTAACTGATATTTTGAGGCTCAGCAAGTTAGAGAATCAGCAGTCACCTTTAGGGAAAAAGAAATATCAATTGAGTGAACAATTGCGTAAATGTTCATTGGAATTCATGGATAAATGGCAAGCAAAAAATATCGATTTTGATATTGATGTTGAAGATGTAGTAGTTGATTATGACGATTCCTTAATGGAAATAGTTTGGAATAACTTATTGTCAAATGCTGTTAAATACACCAATCAAGGTGGAGAAATAAAAGTCGCTTCTGAAGTAGTTGATGGAAAGGTGTCAATCAGTGTTTACAATTCAGGGGATGGAATGGATAAAGTTACTCGCCGACGAGTATTTGAAAAGTTTTATCAGGGAGATACTTCGCATGCTTCTGAGGGAAACGGCCTAGGATTAGCGCTCGTAAAAAGAATCATGGATTTAGTAAATGGGAAGATATTTGTTGATAGTGCACCTGGCAAAGGAGCTACTTTTACCGTAGTACTTGATACTGAAAATTGA